One Phalacrocorax aristotelis chromosome Z, bGulAri2.1, whole genome shotgun sequence DNA window includes the following coding sequences:
- the SLC25A51 gene encoding mitochondrial nicotinamide adenine dinucleotide transporter SLC25A51 isoform X1: MTREEGELRYYSKKNSMMDSEDSAPKKSKEYLSNDVSATSGKHYICGYCAAFTNIAVTFPIQKVLFRQQLYGLKTKDAVHQLQKDGIRNLYRGILPPLMQKTTTLALMFGLYEDFSSLLLSHMSAPELLTRSMAAVLAGTTEAVLTPFERVQTLLQDYKHHDKFTNTYQAFKVLKVYGMREYYRGLVPILLRNGPSNALFFGLRGPIKQCLPEATSSSTHLVNDFICGGLLGAMLGFLFFPVNVVKTRMQAQIGGEFQSFSKVFVKIWIERDRKLIHLFRGAHLNYHRSLLSWGIINATYEFLLKLL; this comes from the exons ATGACAAGAGA GGAAGGCGAACTGAGATActacagcaagaaaaacagtatGATGGATTCAGAAGATTCTGCCCCAAAGAAGTCAAAGGAATATCTAAGCAATGATGTATCAGCTACCTCTGGTAAACACTATATTTGTGGCTACTGTGCGGCCTTCACAAACATAGCAGTCACTTTTCCCATCCAGAAGGTCCTCTTTCGACAGCAGTTGTATggtctgaaaacaaaagatgcaGTACATCAGCTGCAGAAGGATGGAATTCGAAACCTCTATCGTGGCATCCTTCCTCCGTTAATGCAGAAAACAACAACACTGGCTCTGATGTTTGGCTTGTATGAAGatttctcctccctgctccttaGCCACATGAGTGCTCCTGAACTCCTCACTCGCAGCATGGCAGCAGTGCTTGCAGGGACCACAGAAGCTGTTCTTACACCTTTTGAGCGAGTTCAGACTTTGCTTCAGGACTACAAACACCATGATAAATTTACAAACACTTACCAGGCTTTCAAGGTACTAAAAGTCTATGGGATGAGAGAATATTATCGGGGTTTGGTGCCTATTCTGCTCCGAAACGGACCCAGTAATGCACTCTTCTTTGGTCTGCGGGGACCTATCAAACAGTGTCTGCCTGAAGCAACTTCTTCCAGCACTCATTTGGTCAATGACTTTATCTGTGGAGGGCTGTTGGGTGCCATGCTGGGATTCTTGTTTTTCCCAGTGAATGTTGTAAAAACTCGCATGCAAGCTCAGATTGGTGGTGAATTTCAGTCCTTCTCAAAAGTCTTTGTGAAGATCTGGATAGAACGTGATAGAAAACTGATCCACCTTTTCAGAGGAGCCCATCTGAATTACCATCGTTCTCTCCTGTCCTGGGGCATAATCAATGCAACCTATGAATTCTTGCTAAAGCTGTTGTGA
- the SLC25A51 gene encoding mitochondrial nicotinamide adenine dinucleotide transporter SLC25A51 isoform X2, whose translation MMDSEDSAPKKSKEYLSNDVSATSGKHYICGYCAAFTNIAVTFPIQKVLFRQQLYGLKTKDAVHQLQKDGIRNLYRGILPPLMQKTTTLALMFGLYEDFSSLLLSHMSAPELLTRSMAAVLAGTTEAVLTPFERVQTLLQDYKHHDKFTNTYQAFKVLKVYGMREYYRGLVPILLRNGPSNALFFGLRGPIKQCLPEATSSSTHLVNDFICGGLLGAMLGFLFFPVNVVKTRMQAQIGGEFQSFSKVFVKIWIERDRKLIHLFRGAHLNYHRSLLSWGIINATYEFLLKLL comes from the coding sequence atGATGGATTCAGAAGATTCTGCCCCAAAGAAGTCAAAGGAATATCTAAGCAATGATGTATCAGCTACCTCTGGTAAACACTATATTTGTGGCTACTGTGCGGCCTTCACAAACATAGCAGTCACTTTTCCCATCCAGAAGGTCCTCTTTCGACAGCAGTTGTATggtctgaaaacaaaagatgcaGTACATCAGCTGCAGAAGGATGGAATTCGAAACCTCTATCGTGGCATCCTTCCTCCGTTAATGCAGAAAACAACAACACTGGCTCTGATGTTTGGCTTGTATGAAGatttctcctccctgctccttaGCCACATGAGTGCTCCTGAACTCCTCACTCGCAGCATGGCAGCAGTGCTTGCAGGGACCACAGAAGCTGTTCTTACACCTTTTGAGCGAGTTCAGACTTTGCTTCAGGACTACAAACACCATGATAAATTTACAAACACTTACCAGGCTTTCAAGGTACTAAAAGTCTATGGGATGAGAGAATATTATCGGGGTTTGGTGCCTATTCTGCTCCGAAACGGACCCAGTAATGCACTCTTCTTTGGTCTGCGGGGACCTATCAAACAGTGTCTGCCTGAAGCAACTTCTTCCAGCACTCATTTGGTCAATGACTTTATCTGTGGAGGGCTGTTGGGTGCCATGCTGGGATTCTTGTTTTTCCCAGTGAATGTTGTAAAAACTCGCATGCAAGCTCAGATTGGTGGTGAATTTCAGTCCTTCTCAAAAGTCTTTGTGAAGATCTGGATAGAACGTGATAGAAAACTGATCCACCTTTTCAGAGGAGCCCATCTGAATTACCATCGTTCTCTCCTGTCCTGGGGCATAATCAATGCAACCTATGAATTCTTGCTAAAGCTGTTGTGA